The Martelella endophytica genome contains the following window.
CCGACGCAGAGCGGGTCGAGAATGGTGATGCCGGAAATCTTCAGGCCGGCGAGCGCAAAGCTCATCGCAATCCGATGATCGGCGAAAGTGTCGATTTCGGCGGGCAGGTGCTGGCCGGCAAGGGCCGGATCGGAATGGACGATCAGATCGTCGCCGTCTTCCTCGGCAAGACCTGCGCGAATGGCGTTGAGGCCGAGGGAGAGCGCGCGGGTGCGGTCGCATTCCTTGACGCGCAGGTTCTCGATGCCGGTGAAGCGCACAGGCGTCTCGTTGAAGGCGGCGAGCACGGCGAGCGTCGGCACGGCGTCCTGCATCTGGCTGCCGTCGATTTCAGCCGGCATATGCGGGAAGGCGGCCATTACGGCATGGGCCTTCGCATCCGGCTGGGTGAATTTTTCGGCCGGCGTGCCGATGTCGATCTTCCCGCCCGTCAGAAGCTCGGCGGCCCAGAGGTAGGTGGCGGCGGAGGCGTCGGGTTCGATGTGGAAATCGGTGGCCTGATAGTGGCCCGGCTGCACCTCCCAGGTCGCATCATCCACCTGCTTCGCGGTGGCGCCGAAGGCGGCCATGGCATCGAGCGTCAGCGTGATATAGCCGCGCGCGCCGATTTCGGTGCCGGTCAGCGCGATGGTCACCGGGGCGGGGGCGAGGGGAGCCGCCATCAGCAGCGCGGAGACATACTGGCTGGAAAGACCGGCGTCGATCTCGACACGGCCGGTGCCGAAGCGGCCGTTGCCGGTGATCGTCACCGGCGGGCAGCCGGTCGGGGCCTCCGCCGAAATGCCCAGACGCTGCAGGGCTTCGACCAGCGGGCCGATCGGGCGCTTGCGCATATGCTCGTCGCCATCGACGATGACGGTGCCGTCGACGCTCGCCGCGGCCGCCGTCAGAAACCGGGTCGCGGTGCCCGCATTGCCGAGAAAGAGCGGACCGGAGGGTGCTTCGAGCCGGCCGGCGCCGGTGACCACAAAGCTGGTCTCGTCAGGCTCCTCGACGGTGACGCCCATCGCCCGCAGGGCGTTTGCCATGTGCTTGGTATCGGCGCTTTTCAGCGCGCCGGTCAGCCGGCTCGTGCCCTTGGCAAGGCCGGCGAGCAGCAGCGCCCGGTTGGTGATCGACTTCGATCCGGGCGGGCTGACATGGCCCTCAAGCGCGTGGCCGGGCGGGACGACGGTGAGCTTTTCCATCTGGGATGCAACTTTCATCAGGGCCGCAACGCGGCGGTCACTCAGAACGAAACCTCGGGCACGGCACGGTCGCCGGGTTCCTCGATCTCGAAATAATCGCGCTTCTGGAACCCGAACTGGCCGGCAATGATGTTGCTCGGGAAGCTTTCGACCTTGATGTTGAGATCGCGGGCAGCGCCGTTGTAATAGCGCCGGGCCATCTGGATCTCGCTCTCGGTCTTTTCGAGTGAGGCCTGAAGGTCCGCGAAATTCTGGTTGGCCTTGAGATCGGGATAGGCTTCAGAAAGAGCAAACAGCCGGCCGAGCGCCTGGGTCAACTCGCCTTCCGCCTGAGCGCGTCCCGCCACATCATTGGTGGCGACGCTCTGGGCCTTGTTGCGCTTTTCGACAACCTCTTCCAGCGTGCCGCGTTCGTGGCTCGCATAGCCCTTCACGGTTTCCACCAGATTGGGGATCAGGTCGGCGCGGCGTTTGAGCTGCACGTCGATCCCGGACCACGCCTCTTCCGCCGTCTGGCGGGCGCGCACGAGGGCGTTGTAGAGCGAGATGACGAAGCCGGCGATGGCTCCGATGATGACGATGAGAACGATCAAGGTGATCATGCGCATTCCTCCCCGGTCTGGTCGCTCGGTGGCCGGGCTGCCTTCAGGCCGCCCTGGCTTCAAAGCCCCCGGCATCGGTCAGAAGATAGGCCTCGCCACAGGCTTTGGCCAGTGTGCGCACCCTCAGGATATAGCTCTGCCGCTCGGTCACGGAAATCACGCCACGGGCATCGAGCAGGTTGAAGATGTGCGAGGCCTTGATGCACTGGTCGTAGGCCGGGAACACGCATTTGTGCAGCATGCCGGGCTCTGCCGGCGAACCGGCTTCCAGCAGCGCCTTGCACTCGGCTTCCGCGTCGAGAAAGTGCCGGTGCAGCATCTCGGTGTTGGCATATTCAAAATTGTGGCGCGAATATTCCTGCTCGGTCTGCAGGAAGACGTCGCCATAAGTGACCTTCTCGTCGCCGTCGCGGCCGTTGAAATTGAGGTCGTAGACGCTGTCGACGCCCTGCACATACATGGCGATGCGCTCCAACCCATAGGTCAGTTCGCCGGCGACTGGGGCGCATTCGATGCCGCAGACCTGCTGGAAATAGGTGAACTGCGAGACTTCCATGCCGTCGCACCAGCATTCCCAGCCGAGACCCCAGGAGCCCGTCGTCGGGTTTTCCCAGTCGTCTTCGACAAAGCGCACGTCATGCAGCAGCGGATCGAGGCCGATCGCCTTCAGCGAGCCGAGATAGAGCTCCTGCAGGTCCGGCGGCGAGGGCTTCAGCAGCACCTGGTACTGGTAGTAGTGCTGCAGGCGGTTCGGGTTTTCGCCATAGCGGCCGTCGGCCGGGCGGCGCGAAGGCTGCACATAGGCAACATTCCAGCGCTTCGGCCCGAGCGCCCTCAGCGTCGTCGAGGGATGCAGCGTACCGGCGCCCACTTCCATGTCGTAAGGCTGCAGGATGGCGCAGCCCTTGTCGGCCCAGTAGGCCTGCAACGTCAGGATAAGCCCCTGAAAGGAGCGGGTCGGGTGCATATGGGGCGGTATCGTCGCTTCGGGCATGGCACTTTGTCTTCATTGAAGGGCTAGCGCTGAGTGCCACGGAAGCGCCAAGGGGTCAAGCCGATGGCCCCGATATGGAAAGACCCGGCGCCGTCCGGAACGGGCCGAGTCCTTTGAGTCCGATCGATCGCCAACGGCAATGAGGTTAGCGGTTGATACGGGCCTGACCGTGGGCGTTATAGTGTTCGCCAACGATGTCGATCTGCTCGAGCGCTTTCCGGATGGCACCGAGGTCGTCGGCAGTCAGGGCGACGCTCGCGCCGCCGGGGCTGCTGACGTTCAGCACCTGTACTATTCGGCCGGCGTTGTCAGTGGCCGGAATTCGTCCTTGGTCGGCGTCATCAGGCTGACCACGTAGATCGCGATGAATGCGGCGATGAAGCCGGGGATGATCTCGTAGACGCCGGGGCCGCCGAGGAAGCTCGAGCCCCAGCCGAGCGCGATCCAGATGATGACGGTGAGCGCGCCGACAACGAGGCCGGCGACGGCACCCGCGCCGGACATGCCGCGCCATGTCAGCGACAGGATGATCAGCGGCCCGAAGGCGGCGCCGAAACCGGCCCAGGCATTGGAGACGAGGCCGAGCACCTTGGAGTCCGGGTTCTTTGCGATGATCGCGGCGACGATCGCCACCAGCAGCACGAAGGCACGGCCGACATTGACGATCTCGCGCTCGCTGGCATGGCGGCGCAGGAACAGGCGGTAGAAGTCCTCCGTCAGCGAGGAGGAGGCGACCAGAAGCTGGCTCGAAATCGTGCTCATGATCGCCGCCAGCAGGGCGGCCAGCAGGAAGCCGGTGATCAGCGGAATGAACAGCGTGTTGGCAAGCACGATGAAGATGGTTTCCGGATCGGCGACATTGATATTGTTGCCGACCACATAGGAGCGGCCGAAAATGCCGACGCCGACAGCGCCGGCCAGGGAAATGATCATCCATGTCATGCCGATATTGCGTGCCTTCGGCACGTCGGCGACGCTCCTGACCGCCATGAAGCGGACGATGATGTGCGGCTGGCCGAAATAGCCGAGCCCCCAGGCAACGGCCGAGAGCCAGCCGATGACAGTGAGGCCGTGGAACATCGACAGGAAGTTCGGGTCGACGCTGAACATGCGCTCGGCGGTGACGTCGAGGCCGCCGGCCCGGAAGACGACGACGAGCGGCATCACGACCAGTGCCAGCATCATGATGCAGCCCTGCACGAAATCCGTCAGGCTGACGGCGAGAAAGCCACCGACCATGGTGTAGATCAGCACGATGCCGAGGGTCAGGTAGATGCCGGTCTGGTAGGCGCTGGTGTCGCCGATATGGATGAGGTCGGGAAAGGCCGTGTTGAATAGCTTGCCGCCCGCCACCAGGCCGGAGGCGGTGTAGACGGCGAAGAAGACGACGATGACGATCGCCGAAACGCTGCGTAGCGTCAGTGCCTTGCTCGGAAAGCGTTTCGACAGGAAGGCCGGGATGGTCAGCGAATTGTCATAGCGCTCGGTCTGCTCGCGCAGGCGCGGCGCGACGATCACCCAGTTGAAGAAGGCGCCAATGACGAGCCCGATGCCGATCCAGCTTTGCGTCAGGCCAGAAACAAACAAGGCGCCGGGCAGGCCCATCAAGAGCCAGCCGCTCATGTCGGAGGCGCCGGCGGAGAGCGCCGCGACCGCCGGGGAAAGCTGGCGGCCGCCGAGCATGTATTCCTCGGAGTTCGAGGTCGATTTTCGCCAGGCATACAAGCCGATGGCGAGCATCAGGACAAAATAAAGGGTGAGGCTGATCGTCACTCCGAGGTTCATGCAGGCACTCCTTGGCTTGGCGCGGCACAAACGGGATGCCCCGGCCGGTCGCGCGTTTCAAACTGCTGGAGCGGAGATCCTCGACAAAGCGCGGCGCCCCAGCATTCCTCCCAGGGAATGCGCGGAAGCCACCGCGTATTCCGTTTTCCGGGGAGCTGCATCGCCAGGGCGACGGAAAATCCGCGACCCGCGCGGGCGCACGTCAACAACTCCGGGCAATCGGCACGCATCTCATGCGCGTGTATCGCCGTTCACGCGGAAAGTGTAACACTTTGATGAAAGAAGCGGCAAGCGTGTTGGCGAATGTCAAGTTGCAAAGAGGCGGAATGGGGGAACCCAGGCGCACGAAGTGCGGGCACCTGATGATCAAAGCCCCGACGAAGGAGAGCCTCCCAGGAAGACATTGTCGACCGGAAACGCAACAGATCAAGCCAATTTTGTTCGGGAAGCTGGCGGTGGATAGTCGACTGGCTGTGGCCGAAAACTAGTCGGCCTGCTTGACGCGGTATTCGCCGCTCACCGGGTCCTGGACCAGCGTGCCGTTGGCGCCGTTCTTCTGCTCGGCGCGCTTCTGCTCGCTGCGGGCGGTGAGTGTTTCCGCATCCGCAATGAACTTGCGGTAGAGCGCGTATCCGCCACCGGCTATGGCTGCAAGAAAAAGAAGACGTCCCATTGAAGGCCCCTGGAGCGTTTCGCCGTCCGGCAGAAGCACCGAAACAGGCGAAGATGCGTCAAAATGAATCTACAAGCCGTAACGCGCCCATAATGCGCGCTCCTCCGCCGTTTCCGCAAGTCCCGAGGCAAGCCCGGATGCGATTTCGGTGGCCGAAATGCTGCCGAAAATGCCGGGTTTGGCACGGCCCAGCATCGATGTCGGACCGGTCACCAGTTTCAGCTCGACCTTGTCGCCATAGCGCGTCTTCAGCGTCGTCAGCATGTCGCCAACGCCATCGACAAGGCCACGTTCAAGCCCGGAAAGCCCGCTCCAGAACAGGCCGGAGAAAAGCTCCGGATCGTCAGCGAGCTTGGCGCCGCGCCGTTCCTTCACCATGGCGATGAACACCTGATGGATTTCCTGCTGCAGGCCCTTCAGGAATTCGATGTCCTTTTCCTTTTCCGGCTGGAATGGATCGAGCATCACCTTGTTCTCGCCGGCGGTGTAGACGCGCCGCTCGACACCGATCTTGCGGATCATCTCGGTGAAGCCGAAGCCGCCGGAAACGACGCCGATCGAGCCGACGATCGAGGTCGGATCGACGAAGATTTCGTCACCGGCCAGCGCGATCATGTAGCCGCCCGATGCCGCGACATCCTCGACGAAGATCAGCACGCGCTTGCGCTTTTCCTCGGCGAGCGAGCGGATGCGTTGGTAGATCAACCGGGATTGCACCGGCGAGCCACCCGGCGAATTGAGCGCAATCGCCACACACGGCGCATCCTTGATCGAAAACGCCTTTTCAAGCGCAGGGGCAACGGCGGCAAGGTTGAGATTGCGGCGGCCGGGGGAATTGGAGGCCATGATGGTGCCGGAAAGCCGGACGACCGGGATGACGGTCCTTTCCTTGCGGAACCTCTTCGGGACGAACCCCTGAACCAGCTTTTTCACCGTTTCCTCCAAAACAAACCTCTCGGAGAACCCGATGTATGCCGAAACCCACGCGAAACAAGGGTTTTACCGCAAAGTTTTGGTGGAGCGGCGATAGGCGGCGCGGCCGTTGTTGAGGTCGTCGACTTCAGGCAGGAAGGCGTGGCCATCGGGCCCATGCATGAAAAGCGGCGCGCGCAGCTCCAGGCGGGCGCGCGAACCCTTGATGGCGCTCGTGAGGATGCGAAAGGCGTTTTCGCCGGCGCGGGCATGGACGGGGGTGATTTCCAGCCCGCCGAAGCGGTTGCCGCAGGCGGCGATGATCTCGGCAAGCGATTGCGGACGGGCAATCAGGGAAAGCTGGCCGCCGGGTTTCAGGATCGCGCCTGCGGTGCGGATCCAGGCTTCGAACAGGCCGTCCTCCATAGCATGCGCAACTTCCCTTAGGGCATCCGGCGTGCGCCGGTCGCGCGTGGCGTTGAAGGGCGGGTTCATGATGACGTGGTCGAAGCTGTCATCGGCGAGGCCGGCGGCATTGCGGGCCGCTCCCTTCAGCGTCACGTCAGCCTCGAACACCCGGACGCGGCCGGCAAGACGGGCGTTTTCGGCAAGCGCCAGCGACCTTTCGGCAAAGCCTGCCATTTCCGTGGAAATCTCGAACAGGCTGACCTCCGCCGCCTCGAGGCGCGCGGCGACGGCAAGCCCGGCCGCTCCGGCCCCGGCGCCGAGATCGGCGACCCTGACCACACCTTTCGCGTCGACCATCGAGGCCAGCAGCATCGCATCCATGCCGGCGCGGTGGCCGCGGCCCTTCGGCTGGACGAGGTGGAAGCCGCCGCGATGAAAGGCGTCGATGGTTTCTTCGGCGAGGGCGGCGCTCATTCCGGCTCGAGTTCCTTGCCGAGCCCGGCCTCGGTCAGAAGCGTGCGGGCCTCGTCCTCGCGCTCGCTCTCGACCATCAGCCGACGCGGCAGCAGGCCGAGCGAGCCTTCCATCACGCTCATGTCGCGATCGGCGACGAAATGGTGGATGCCGGCATCTTTCAGCAGGCTTTCGGCGAGGCCGAGAACCACCGCATCATTGGTGCGCATCAGGTTGACGAGGGACATGGTTCTCTCCGGAATTCATTGAAAAGGAACAATTTGCCTCTTGTCGCCCCTGCCCGCGCTCCCTATTCTCGGGCAGGATTATCAACAGGAGCGCGTTGTCTTGGGCGCCGTTACACCGCTAGCAAAAGAGAACAAACCAACCGGCTCGGTCAAGCCCATCGTTGACCTGACCCGGGCGGACATGGAGCGCGTCAATCAGCTCATACTGTCCAAGGCGGGTTCGGATGTCCAGATGATACCGGAGGTCGCCAACCACCTGATTTCCTCCGGCGGCAAGCGGCTCCGGCCAATGCTGACGCTCGCGACCGCCGCCATGTTCGGCTATCGCGGCGAACATCACGTCAGGCTCGCCACCAGCGTCGAATTCATGCACACCGCCACCCTGCTGCACGACGATGTCGTCGATGAGAGCGATCTGAGGCGCGGCAAGTCCAGCGCCCGGATGATTTGGGGCAACCAGGCGAGCGTCCTCGTCGGCGATTTCCTGCTCGGCCAGGCGTTCCGGATGATGGTCGAGACCGGCTCGATGCAGGCGCTCAAGGTGCTTTCCGATGCTGCCGCCGTCATTGCCGAAGGCGAAGTCTTCCAGCTCGCCGTCTCCAAGAAGATGGAGACGACCGAGGACGATTACATAGCGGTCATCCGTGGCAAGACGGCCGAGCTTTTTGCCGCCGCGGCCGAAGTCGGCCCGATCATCGCCGGCGCTGCGGATGCCGACAGGGTCGCGTTGCGCGACTACGGCATGGCGCTCGGCCTTGCCTTCCAGCTCGTCGATGACGTGCTCGATTATGGTGGCTCCAGCGCCGATCTCGGCAAGAATGTCGGTGACGATTTCCGCGAGGGCAAGGTGACGATGCCGGTCATCCTCGCCTATCAGCGCGGCAACGAGATCGAACGGGCCTTCTGGCGCAATGCCATCGAGGATGGCGTCAATGATGATGCCGCCCTTGAAAAGGCCCGGATGCTGATCGAAAAGCACGACGCGCTGGGTGATTCGATCGCTCGCGCGCTTGCCTATGGCGAGGCCGCCCGTGCGGCGCTTTCGCCGCTGCCGATGTCGCCGGCCCGGCATGCGCTCGAGGAAGTCGTCGATTTCTGCATCGCGCGAATCAGTTGACGGCAGCTTCGCCGCTGCCGAAGAAAGGTCCTGCATGACAACGACGAGCCCCCTGAAAAGCCGTCTGCGGCGCGCGTTTTTTGCCGCCGCCCTGCTGCTTCCGCTGCCTGCCCTTGCCGATGGCGGACCCGTGCCCGGTTTCGATCCCGCCAGTGCCAGGACCTTCGCAGGCGCAGTGCTTGCCGGCCAGATTGCCGCCGGTCAGAGTGATCTCGATACCGCGATCGCCTATTTCCGCCGGGCTCTGCAATATTCGCCGGATGATGTCGGCGCCAACGACCAGCTTTTCATCGCCCTCGTCTTCAACAGCGACCTGCAGGGTGCTGCGGCGCAAGCGGACAAGACCTCCGACAACCCGCAGCTCGTCTCCCTGCGCAACATTGCGCTTGGCCTCTCCGCCCTTTCCAGTGGCGATTATGATGATGCGATCACCCGGTTCGATACGTTCGGCGGCAGCGATCTCGACCAGCTCGTTGCCGAACTGCTGAAGGCCTGGGCACAGGTCGGCAAGGGCGATACCGATGCTGCGCTCGAGACCATCGATGCGCTCGAGGGGCCGCCCTGGTACAATCTCTTTGCCAATGACAATGCCGGCGCGATCGCGCTGATCGCCGGCGATACGGAGCGGGCCCGCACCTATCTCAACAATGCGCTTTCCGATCGGCAGGGCGGCGTTGCCGCGCCGGATACGATGCTGCGCACAGTGATTGCCCTTGCCGGGCTGGAGCAGAAGGCGGGCAATACCCGCAAGGCGCTCGACACGATTTCGGTTGCCGAGACCTACGGCCTGAACGACGCCGTGCTCGATCCGCTGAGGGCTGCCGTTGAAGCCGGCGAGCCGATCGATGGCGCACCGGAGACGGCGACCGAAGGGGCGGCCGGCGTGCTGTTCGAAATC
Protein-coding sequences here:
- the aroA gene encoding 3-phosphoshikimate 1-carboxyvinyltransferase produces the protein MEKLTVVPPGHALEGHVSPPGSKSITNRALLLAGLAKGTSRLTGALKSADTKHMANALRAMGVTVEEPDETSFVVTGAGRLEAPSGPLFLGNAGTATRFLTAAAASVDGTVIVDGDEHMRKRPIGPLVEALQRLGISAEAPTGCPPVTITGNGRFGTGRVEIDAGLSSQYVSALLMAAPLAPAPVTIALTGTEIGARGYITLTLDAMAAFGATAKQVDDATWEVQPGHYQATDFHIEPDASAATYLWAAELLTGGKIDIGTPAEKFTQPDAKAHAVMAAFPHMPAEIDGSQMQDAVPTLAVLAAFNETPVRFTGIENLRVKECDRTRALSLGLNAIRAGLAEEDGDDLIVHSDPALAGQHLPAEIDTFADHRIAMSFALAGLKISGITILDPLCVGKTYPGYWDALASLGVKYET
- a CDS encoding LemA family protein, with the translated sequence MITLIVLIVIIGAIAGFVISLYNALVRARQTAEEAWSGIDVQLKRRADLIPNLVETVKGYASHERGTLEEVVEKRNKAQSVATNDVAGRAQAEGELTQALGRLFALSEAYPDLKANQNFADLQASLEKTESEIQMARRYYNGAARDLNIKVESFPSNIIAGQFGFQKRDYFEIEEPGDRAVPEVSF
- a CDS encoding glycine--tRNA ligase subunit alpha, with product MPEATIPPHMHPTRSFQGLILTLQAYWADKGCAILQPYDMEVGAGTLHPSTTLRALGPKRWNVAYVQPSRRPADGRYGENPNRLQHYYQYQVLLKPSPPDLQELYLGSLKAIGLDPLLHDVRFVEDDWENPTTGSWGLGWECWCDGMEVSQFTYFQQVCGIECAPVAGELTYGLERIAMYVQGVDSVYDLNFNGRDGDEKVTYGDVFLQTEQEYSRHNFEYANTEMLHRHFLDAEAECKALLEAGSPAEPGMLHKCVFPAYDQCIKASHIFNLLDARGVISVTERQSYILRVRTLAKACGEAYLLTDAGGFEARAA
- the putP gene encoding sodium/proline symporter PutP, producing the protein MNLGVTISLTLYFVLMLAIGLYAWRKSTSNSEEYMLGGRQLSPAVAALSAGASDMSGWLLMGLPGALFVSGLTQSWIGIGLVIGAFFNWVIVAPRLREQTERYDNSLTIPAFLSKRFPSKALTLRSVSAIVIVVFFAVYTASGLVAGGKLFNTAFPDLIHIGDTSAYQTGIYLTLGIVLIYTMVGGFLAVSLTDFVQGCIMMLALVVMPLVVVFRAGGLDVTAERMFSVDPNFLSMFHGLTVIGWLSAVAWGLGYFGQPHIIVRFMAVRSVADVPKARNIGMTWMIISLAGAVGVGIFGRSYVVGNNINVADPETIFIVLANTLFIPLITGFLLAALLAAIMSTISSQLLVASSSLTEDFYRLFLRRHASEREIVNVGRAFVLLVAIVAAIIAKNPDSKVLGLVSNAWAGFGAAFGPLIILSLTWRGMSGAGAVAGLVVGALTVIIWIALGWGSSFLGGPGVYEIIPGFIAAFIAIYVVSLMTPTKDEFRPLTTPAE
- a CDS encoding S49 family peptidase, giving the protein MKKLVQGFVPKRFRKERTVIPVVRLSGTIMASNSPGRRNLNLAAVAPALEKAFSIKDAPCVAIALNSPGGSPVQSRLIYQRIRSLAEEKRKRVLIFVEDVAASGGYMIALAGDEIFVDPTSIVGSIGVVSGGFGFTEMIRKIGVERRVYTAGENKVMLDPFQPEKEKDIEFLKGLQQEIHQVFIAMVKERRGAKLADDPELFSGLFWSGLSGLERGLVDGVGDMLTTLKTRYGDKVELKLVTGPTSMLGRAKPGIFGSISATEIASGLASGLAETAEERALWARYGL
- a CDS encoding tRNA1(Val) (adenine(37)-N6)-methyltransferase, with product MSAALAEETIDAFHRGGFHLVQPKGRGHRAGMDAMLLASMVDAKGVVRVADLGAGAGAAGLAVAARLEAAEVSLFEISTEMAGFAERSLALAENARLAGRVRVFEADVTLKGAARNAAGLADDSFDHVIMNPPFNATRDRRTPDALREVAHAMEDGLFEAWIRTAGAILKPGGQLSLIARPQSLAEIIAACGNRFGGLEITPVHARAGENAFRILTSAIKGSRARLELRAPLFMHGPDGHAFLPEVDDLNNGRAAYRRSTKTLR
- a CDS encoding DUF2007 domain-containing protein codes for the protein MSLVNLMRTNDAVVLGLAESLLKDAGIHHFVADRDMSVMEGSLGLLPRRLMVESEREDEARTLLTEAGLGKELEPE
- a CDS encoding polyprenyl synthetase family protein, with the translated sequence MGAVTPLAKENKPTGSVKPIVDLTRADMERVNQLILSKAGSDVQMIPEVANHLISSGGKRLRPMLTLATAAMFGYRGEHHVRLATSVEFMHTATLLHDDVVDESDLRRGKSSARMIWGNQASVLVGDFLLGQAFRMMVETGSMQALKVLSDAAAVIAEGEVFQLAVSKKMETTEDDYIAVIRGKTAELFAAAAEVGPIIAGAADADRVALRDYGMALGLAFQLVDDVLDYGGSSADLGKNVGDDFREGKVTMPVILAYQRGNEIERAFWRNAIEDGVNDDAALEKARMLIEKHDALGDSIARALAYGEAARAALSPLPMSPARHALEEVVDFCIARIS